A single window of Cydia splendana chromosome 13, ilCydSple1.2, whole genome shotgun sequence DNA harbors:
- the LOC134796240 gene encoding pre-mRNA-processing-splicing factor 8 has product MSLPPYLLGPNPWATMMAQQQLAAAQQAALQAHAAAAAAAPPVPPSQPPKPHHIPEEKIKEKAQKWLQLQSKRFAEKRKFGFVDAQKEDMPPEHIRKIIRDHGDMTSRKYRHDKRVYLGALKYMPHAVMKLLENMPMPWEQIRDVKVLYHITGAITFVNEIPWVIEPVYIAQWGTMWIMMRREKRDRRHFKRMRFPPFDDEEPPLDYADNILDVEPLEAIQIELDSEEDGAVASWFYDHKPLLGTRHVNGSTYRRWNLTLPQMATLYRLANQLLTDLVDDNYFYLFDSKSFFTAKALNMAIPGGPKFEPLVKDNSAGDEDWNEFNDINKIIIRQPIRTEYRIAFPYLYNNLPHFVQLSWYHTPNVIYIKTEDPDLPAFYFDPLINPISHRHSVKSLDPVPDEEEFVLPEEVTPFLQETALYTDNTANGIALLWAPRPFNMRSGRTRRAIDVPIVKTWYKEHCPPGQPVKVRVSYQKLLKYYVLNSLKHRPPKPQKKRYLFRSFKSTKFFQTTTLDWVEAGLQVCRQGYNMLNLLIHRKNLNYLHLDYNFNLKPVKTLTTKERKKSRFGNAFHLCREILRLTKLIVDSHVQYRLNNVDSFQLADGLQYIFAHVGQLTGMYRYKYKLMRQIRMCKDMKHLIYYRFNTGPVSKGPGCGIWAPGWRVWLFFMRGITPLLERWLGNLLSRQFEGRHSKGVAKTVTKQRVESHFDLELRASVMHDIVDMMPEGIKQNKARTILQHLSEAWRCWKANIPWKVPGLPTPIENMILRYVKMKADWWTNTAHYNRERIRRGATVDKTVCKKNLGRLTRLYLKAEQERQHNYLKDGPYISPEEAVAIYTTTVHWLESRRFAPIPFPPLSYKHDTKLLILALERLKEAYSVKSRLNQSQREELGLIEQAYDNPHEALSRIKRHLLTQRTFREVGIEFMDLYSHLVPVYDVEPLEKITDAYLDQYLWYEADKRRLLPPWVKPADTEPSPLLVYKWCQGINNLQDVWEVGEGECNVLLESRFEKLYEKIDLTLLNRLLRLIVDHNIADYMTAKNNVVINYKDMNHTNSYGIIRGLQFASFIVQYYGLVLDLLVLGLQRSSEMAGPPQLPNDFLSFQDRQTETAHPIRLYCRYVDRIHIYFRFTAEEARDLIQRYLTEHPDPNNENIVGYNNKKCWPRDARMRLMKHDVNLGRAVFWDIKNRLPRSVTTIQWENSFVSVYSKDNPNLLFNMAGFECRILPKCRSQNEELSHRDGVWNLQNEVTKERTAQCYLRVDDESLARFHNRVRQILMASGSTTFTKIVNKWNTALIGLMTYFREAVVNTQELLDLLVKCENKIQTRIKIGLNSKMPSRFPPVVFYTPKELGGLGMLSMGHVLIPQSDLRWSKQTDVGITHFRSGMSHDEDQLIPNLYRYIQPWEAEFVDSQRVWAEYALKRQEANAQNRRLTLEDLEDSWDRGIPRINTLFQKDRHTLAYDKGWRIRTEFKQYQVLKQNPFWWTHQRHDGKLWNLNNYRTDMIQALGGVEGILEHTLFKGTYFPTWEGLFWEKASGFEESMKYKKLTNAQRSGLNQIPNRRFTLWWSPTINRANVYVGFQVQLDLTGIFMHGKIPTLKISLIQIFRAHLWQKVHESIVMDLCQVFDQELDALEIETVQKETIHPRKSYKMNSSCADILLFSAYKWNVSRPSLLADTKDTMDNTTTQKYWLDIQLRWGDYDSHDIERYARAKFLDYTTDNMSIYPSPTGLLIAIDLAYNLHSAYGNWFPGCKPLIQQAMAKIMKANPALYVLRERIRKALQLYSSEPTEPYLSSQNYGELFSNQIIWFVDDTNVYRVTIHKTFEGNLTTKPINGAIFIFNPRTGQLFLKIIHTSVWAGQKRLGQLAKWKTAEEVAALIRSLPVEEQPKQIIVTRKGMLDPLEVHLLDFPNIVIKGSELQLPFQACLKVEKFGDLILKATEPQMVLFNLYDDWLKTISSYTAFSRLILILRALHVNTERTKVLLKPDKSTLTEPHHIWPTLADEDWVKVEVQLKDLILADYGKKNNVNVASLTQSEIRDIILGMEISAPSAQRQQIAEIEKQSKEQSQLTATTTRTVNKHGDEIITSTTSNYESQTFSSKTEWRVRAISATNLHLRTNHIYVSSDDIKESGYTYILPKNLLKKFVTISDLRAQIACYLYGTSPPDNPMVREVHCAVLPPQWGTHQQVHLPRQLPKHPQLAHLQPLGWMHTQPNELPQLSPQDITTHAKVMSENQSWDGEKTIIITCSFTPGSCSLTAYKLTPSGYEWGARNTDRGNNPKGYLPSHYERVQMLLSDRFLGYFMVPSQGSWNYNFMGVRHEPNMKYGVQLGNPREFYHEVHRPAHFMNFAAMEDQAAPLLAADREDHFA; this is encoded by the exons ATGTCGCTGCCGCCTTATCTACTGGGGCCCAACCCATGGGCCACCATGATGGCCCAGCAGCAGCTGGCCGCTGCGCAGCAAGCCGCCCTGCAGGCGCACGCTGCGGCCGCTGCTGCTGCGCCACCGGTGCCACCATCGCAGCCTCCGAAGCCGCACCATATTCCAGaggaaaaaataaaagaaaaag CACAAAAATGGCTTCAACTGCAGTCAAAGCGTTTTGCCGAAAAACGCAAATTCGGCTTTGTGGATGCTCAGAAAGAAGACATGCCACCTGAGCACATTCGAAAAATCATCAGGGACCATGGTGACATGACTAGTCGCAAATACCGTCATGACAAGCGTGTGTATCTTGGAGCCCTTAAATACATGCCTCATGCTGTTATGAAGCTCCTAGAAAACATGCCAATGCCTTGGGAGCAAATCAGAGACGTAAAAGTCTTGTACCACATCACAGGTGCAATCACATTTGTGAATGAAATCCCATGGGTTATTGAGCCTGTATACATTGCTCAATGGGGCACAATGTGGATCATGATGCGTAGAGAAAAGCGTGACCGTAGGCACTTCAAGAGAATGAGGTTCCCGCCTTTTGACGATGAGGAGCCTCCTCTAGATTATGCTGATAATATATTGGATGTGGAACCCTTAGAGGCCATTCAAATTGAGCTAGACTCTGAAGAAGACGGAGCTGTTGCATCTTGGTTTTACGACCACAAGCCACTTCTAGGAACTAGACATGTAAATGGGTCTACATACAGACGCTGGAACCTGACACTACCACAGATGGCCACACTTTACAGATTGGCAAACCAGTTGCTGACAGACTTGGTAGATGACAATTACTTCTACCTGTTTGATTCAAAGAGCTTCTTCACAGCAAAAGCCTTGAACATGGCTATTCCTGGAGGTCCTAAATTTGAGCCTTTGGTGAAAGACAATTCTGCCGGAGATGAAGACTGGAATGAGTTCAATGATATCAACAAAATCATTATTAGGCAACCAATTAGGACAGAGTACAGGATTGCTTTCCCTTATCTGTACAACAATCTGCCCCATTTTGTTCAGCTGTCATG gtaccacACACCCAATGTGATATACATCAAAACAGAGGATCCTGACCTGCCAGCCTTCTACTTTGATCCTTTGATCAACCCGATTTCCCACCGGCACTCAGTGAAGTCTCTGGACCCCGTTCCTGATGAAGAGGAGTTTGTGTTGCCTGAGGAAGTCACTCCATTCTTGCAGGAGACAGCTCTTTACACTGATAATACTGCAAATGGCATAGCTTTGCTGTGGGCTCCTAGGCCATTTAACATGAGATCAG GACGCACACGTCGCGCCATCGACGTTCCAATAGTAAAGACATGGTACAAGGAACACTGCCCGCCAGGACAGCCTGTGAAGGTCAGGGTATCATACCAGAAGCTTCTGAAGTACTATGTGCTGAATTCATTGAAGCACAGGCCCCCAAAGCCACAGAAAAAGAG GTACCTGTTCCGTTCCTTCAAATCAACGAAATTCTTCCAAACAACAACCCTGGATTGGGTGGAAGCTGGGCTCCAGGTTTGCCGCCAAGGCTACAACATGCTGAACCTGCTCATCCATCGCAAGAACCTCAACTACTTGCATTTGGACTACAACTTCAACTTGAAGCCTGTGAAAACACTCACCACCAAAGAGAGAAAGAAGTCGCGTTTCGGCAATG CATTCCACTTGTGCCGTGAGATCTTACGTCTCACGAAACTCATCGTGGACTCCCACGTCCAATACCGTCTAAACAACGTGGATTCGTTCCAACTGGCCGACGGTCTGCAGTACATCTTCGCACACGTCGGCCAGCTCACCGGCATGTACAGATACAAGTACAAGCTCATGAGGCAGATCAGGATGTGCAAGGATATGAAGCATCTCATCTACTACAGATTCAACACG GGCCCGGTATCGAAAGGTCCCGGCTGCGGCATCTGGGCGCCCGGCTGGCGCGTGTGGCTGTTCTTCATGAGAGGAATCACGCCGCTGCTGGAGCGCTGGCTCGGAAACTTGCTCTCGAGGCAATTCGAAGGACGACACTCCAAAG GTGTTGCAAAGACCGTGACGAAGCAGCGCGTCGAGTCCCACTTCGACCTCGAGCTGCGAGCGTCCGTGATGCACGACATCGTCGACATGATGCCTGAAGGCATCAAGCAGAACAAGGCCAGGACTATCTTGCAGCATCTGTCTGAAGCCTGGAGGTGCTGGAAGGCCAATATTCCGTGGAAG GTCCCCGGACTGCCGACGCCGATCGAGAACATGATTCTCCGCTACGTGAAAATGAAGGCCGACTGGTGGACGAACACGGCCCACTATAACCGAGAGCGTATCCGCCGCGGCGCCACCGTCGACAAGACAGTGTGCAAGAAGAACCTGGGCCgactcaccaggctgtacctcaaGGCTGAGCAGGAGAGACAACATAACTATCTGAAG GACGGTCCCTACATCTCTCCCGAAGAAGCCGTAGCCATCTACACAACCACAGTCCACTGGTTGGAGTCCCGTCGCTTCGCGCCCATTCCGTTCCCTCCGCTGTCGTACAAGCATGACACGAAGCTGCTTATCCTCGCCCTTGAGCGACTTAAGGAGGCCTACAGTGTCAAGTCTAGGCTGAATCAGAGTCAGAGGGAAGAGCTGGGGCTCATTGAGCAGGCATACGATAATCCTCACGAGGCGCTATCAAGAATCAAGCGTCATTTGTTGACTCAGAGGACTTTCAGAGAG GTGGGTATCGAGTTTATGGACCTATACTCCCACCTGGTGCCGGTATACGACGTGGAGCCCCTGGAGAAGATCACGGACGCGTACCTGGACCAGTACCTGTGGTACGAGGCGGATAAGCGGCGCCTGCTGCCGCCCTGGGTCAAGCCCGCCGACACCGAGCCCTCGCCGCTGCTCGTCTACAAGTGGTGCCAAG GCATCAACAACCTCCAAGACGTGTGGGAAGTGGGCGAAGGTGAATGCAACGTGCTCCTAGAGTCTCGCTTCGAGAAACTTTACGAGAAGATCGACTTGACGCTGCTCAATCGTCTGCTCCGTCTGATCGTGGACCACAACATCGCTGACTACATGACTGCTAAGAACAACGTCGTCATTAACTACAAG GACATGAACCATACGAATTCGTACGGTATAATCCGAGGCCTGCAGTTCGCTTCATTCATCGTACAGTACTATGGGCTAGTGCTAGACTTGCTGGTGTTGGGCCTGCAGCGTTCTAGTGAGATGGCCGGCCCGCCGCAGCTGCCGAACGACTTCCTGTCGTTCCAGGACCGACAGACGGAGACGGCGCACCCGATCAGGCTGTACTGCCGATATGTCGACAGGATCCACATTTACTTCAG GTTCACAGCAGAAGAAGCTCGCGACCTGATCCAGAGATATCTGACCGAACACCCTGATCCAAACAACGAGAACATCGTCGGCTACAACAACAAGAAGTGCTGGCCGCGCGACGCGCGCATGCGGCTCATGAAACACGACGTCAATCT TGGCAGAGCAGTGTTCTGGGACATAAAGAATCGCCTGCCCCGCTCAGTGACCACCATCCAATGGGAGAACAGCTTTGTCTCAGTTTATTCCAAGGACAACCCAAATTTGCTGTTCAACATGGCTGGATTTGAGTGCAGAATACTGCCTAAA TGCCGTAGTCAAAACGAAGAGCTATCGCATCGCGACGGCGTGTGGAATCTCCAGAATGAGGTTACGAAGGAACGTACAGCGCAGTGTTACCTCCGCGTCGATGACGAGTCGCTAGCACGGTTCCATAACCGAGTCCGACAGATCCTCATGGCCTCTGGCTCCACTACTTTCACGAAAATTGTCAATAAATGGAACACGGCGCTTATTG GTCTCATGACGTACTTCCGCGAAGCCGTAGTCAACACCCAGGAGCTGCTAGACCTGCTAGTCAAGTGCGAGAACAAGATCCAGACCCGCATCAAGATCGGGCTCAACTCCAAAATGCCCTCGCGCTTCCCGCCCGTCGTGTTCTACACGCCCAAGGAGCTGGGCGGCCTCGGCATGTTGTCTATGGGACACGTTTTGATTCCACAG TCTGACCTTCGCTGGTCAAAGCAAACCGACGTGGGAATCACCCACTTCCGCTCCGGCATGTCCCACGACGAGGACCAGCTCATTCCCAACTTGTACCGCTACATCCAGCCGTGGGAGGCCGAGTTTGTGGACTCGCAGCGCGTATGGGCCGAGTACGCGCTCAAGCGGCAGGAGGCCAATGCTCAAAACCG ACGACTGACGCTAGAAGACTTGGAAGATTCATGGGACAGGGGTATCCCTCGTATCAACACGCTCTTCCAGAAAGATCGCCACACGCTCGCCTATGATAAGGGCTGGAGAATCCGAACTGAATTCAAGCAATACCAG gTCCTGAAACAGAATCCGTTCTGGTGGACGCACCAGCGGCACGACGGCAAGCTATGGAACCTGAACAACTACCGCACTGACATGATCCAAGCGCTTGGCGGCGTCGAGGGCATCCTCGAGCACACGCTCTTCAAGGGCACATACTTCCCCACCTGGGAGGGTCTCTTCTG GGAGAAGGCATCAGGCTTCGAAGAGTCGATGAAGTACAAGAAGCTGACGAACGCCCAGCGTTCCGGTTTGAACCAGATCCCCAACCGTCGCTTCACGCTCTGGTGGTCCCCCACCATCAACCGAGCCAACGTCTACGTCGGTTTCCAG GTGCAACTGGATTTGACTGGCATTTTCATGCACGGCAAGATTCCGACGCTCAAGATTTCGCTGATCCAGATCTTCAGAGCTCACTTGTGGCAGAAAGTACACGAGTCTATCGTCATGGACTTGTGCCAA GTATTCGATCAAGAGCTCGACGCGCTGGAAATTGAGACTGTCCAAAAGGAAACCATCCATCCTCGTAAATCGTACAAGATGAACTCATCATGCGCCGATATTCTGCTGTTCTCCGCCTACAAGTGGAACGTGTCCCGGCCCTCACTCCTCGCCGATACCAA AGACACCATGGACAACACAACCACGCAGAAGTACTGGCTGGACATCCAGCTGCGCTGGGGCGACTACGACTCGCACGACATCGAGCGCTACGCGCGCGCCAAGTTCCTGGACTACACCACCGACAACATGTCCATCTACCCCTCGCCCACCGGCCTGCTCATCGCCATCGACTTGGCCTACAACTTGCACAG CGCCTACGGCAACTGGTTCCCTGGCTGCAAGCCTCTCATACAGCAGGCCATGGCCAAGATCATGAAGGCGAACCCCGCGCTGTACGTGCTCCGCGAGCGCATCCGCAAGGCTCTGCAGCTCTACTCCTCCGAGCCCACGGAGCCCTACCTCTCCAGCCAGAACTACGGCGAGCTATTCTCCAACCAGATCATTTG GTTCGTAGACGACACCAACGTGTACCGCGTGACGATCCACAAGACGTTCGAGGGTAACTTGACCACGAAGCCCATCAACGGCGCCATCTTCATCTTCAACCCTCGCACCGGACAGCTGTTCCTCAAGATCATCCACACCAGCGTGTGGGCCGGACAGAAGCGTCTCGGACAG CTCGCCAAATGGAAGACTGCTGAGGAAGTGGCGGCTTTGATTCGATCGCTGCCAGTGGAGGAGCAGCCCAAACAGATCATTGTCACCAGGAAGGGAATGTTGGATCCCCTTGAG GTCCACTTGCTGGACTTCCCCAACATCGTGATCAAGGGCTCCGAGCTGCAGCTGCCGTTCCAGGCGTGCCTCAAGGTGGAGAAGTTCGGGGACCTGATCCTCAAGGCCACCGAGCCGCAGATGGTGCTCTTCAACCTGTACGACGACTGGCTCAAGACCATCTCATCCTACACG GCGTTCAGTCGTCTGATCCTGATCCTGCGCGCGCTGCACGTGAATACGGAGCGCACCAAGGTGCTGCTGAAGCCGGACAAGAGCACGCTCACGGAGCCGCACCACATCTGGCCCACGCTCGCCGACGAGGACTGGgtcaaggtcgaggtgcagctCAAGGACCTCATCCTGGCCGACTACGGCAAGAAGAATAA TGTAAACGTGGCCTCGCTGACCCAGTCCGAGATCCGCGACATCATCCTCGGCATGGAGATCTCGGCACCGTCAGCGCAGCGGCAGCAGATCGCAGAGATCGAGAAGCAGAGCAAGGAGCAGAGCCAGCTCACCGCCACCACCACGCGCACCGTCAACAAGCACGGCGACGAGATCATCACCTCCACCACCAGCAACTACGAGTCGCAGACATTCAG CTCAAAGACAGAATGGCGTGTACGGGCCATCTCTGCCACGAACCTGCATCTCCGCACGAATCACATCTACGTCAGCTCGGACGACATCAAGGAGAGCGGATACACATACATCCTACCTAAGAATTTGCTCAAGAAATTCGTGACTATCTCTGATTTGAGGGCACAG atcgCGTGCTACCTTTACGGGACGTCACCCCCCGACAATCCCATGGTCCGCGAGGTGCACTGCGCAGTGCTGCCTCCACAGTGGGGTACACATCAACAG GTGCACCTCCCGCGGCAGCTGCCGAAGCACCCGCAGCTGGCGCACCTGCAGCCGCTGGGCTGGATGCACACACAACCCAACGAGCTGCCGCAGCTCTCGCCGCAG GACATCACGACACACGCCAAAGTAATGTCAGAAAACCAGTCGTGGGACGGCGAGAAGACGATCATAATAACTTGCTCGTTCACGCCCGGCTCGTGCTCGCTGACGGCGTACAAGCTGACGCCGTCGGGCTACGAGTGGGGCGCGCGCAACACGGACCGCGGCAACAACCCCAAGGGCTACCTGCCCAGCCACTACGAGCGCGTGCAGATGCTGCTCTCAGACCGCTTCCTCGGCTACTTCATGGTGCCATCGCAGGGCAGCTGGAACTACAACTTCATGG